CGCTGGCGGCGTGCTTAACACATGCAAGTCGAGCGGTAAGGCCCTTCGGGGTACACGAGCGGCGAACGGGTGAGTAACACGTGGGTAACCTGCCCTGCACTTTGGGATAACCTCGGGAAACCGGGGCTAATACCGGATATGACATGCCATCGCATGGTGGTGTGTGGAAAGTTCCGGCGGTGTGGGATGGGCCCGCGGCCTATCAGCTTGTTGGTGGGGTGATGGCCTACCAAGGCGACGACGGGTAGCCGGCCTGAGAGGGCGACCGGCCACACTGGGACTGAGACACGGCCCAGACTCCTACGGGAGGCAGCAGTGGGGAATATTGCGCAATGGGCGAAAGCCTGACGCAGCGACGCCGCGTGAGGGATGACGGCCTTCGGGTTGTAAACCTCTTTCAGCGCCGAAGAAGCGAAAGTGACGGTAGGCGCAGAAGAAGCACCGGCTAACTACGTGCCAGCAGCCGCGGTAATACGTAGGGTGCGAGCGTTGTCCGGAATTATTGGGCGTAAAGAGCTCGTAGGCGGTTTGTCGCGTCGGCTGTGAAAACCTGGGGCTTAACCCTGGGCGTGCAGTCGATACGGGCAGACTTGAGTTCGGCAGGGGAGACTGGAATTCCTGGTGTAGCGGTGAAATGCGCAGATATCAGGAGGAACACCGGTGGCGAAGGCGGGTCTCTGGGCCGATACTGACGCTGAGGAGCGAAAGCGTGGGGAGCGAACAGGATTAGATACCCTGGTAGTCCACGCCGTAAACGGTGGGCGCTAGGTGTGGGGGATTTCCACGTCCTCCGTGCCGTAGCTAACGCATTAAGCGCCCCGCCTGGGGAGTACGGCCGCAAGGCTAAAACTCAAAGGAATTGACGGGGGCCCGCACAAGCGGCGGAGCATGTGGATTAATTCGATGCAACGCGAAGAACCTTACCTGGGTTTGACATGCACCGGACAGCCTCGGAGACGGGGTTTCCGCAAGGTCGGTGTACAGGTGGTGCATGGCTGTCGTCAGCTCGTGTCGTGAGATGTTGGGTTAAGTCCCGCAACGAGCGCAACCCTTATTCCATGTTGCCAGCACGTAATGGTGGGGACTCATGGGAGACTGCCGGGGTCAACTCGGAGGAAGGTGGGGACGACGTCAAGTCATCATGCCCCTTATGTCCAGGGCTTCACACATGCTACAATGGCCGGTACAAAGGGCTGCTAAACCGTGAGGTGGAGCGAATCCCATAAAGCCGGTCTCAGTTCGGATCGGGGTCTGCAACTCGACCCCGTGAAGTCGGAGTCGCTAGTAATCGCAGATCAGCAACGCTGCGGTGAATACGTTCCCGGGCCTTGTACACACCGCCCGTCACGTCACGAAAGTCGGTAACACCCGAAGCCCATGGCCCAACCCGCAAGGGGGGGAGTGGTCGAAGGTGGGACTGGCGATTGGGACGAAGTCGTAACAAGGTAGCCGTACCGGAAGGTGCGGCTGGATCACCTCCTTTCTAAGGAGCACTTCTCACTCACAGCTTTGGTTGTGGTGGGGTTGTCGTCTGGTCTGCCCGAGTGTGGTGGACGGCGGCTGCTCAGTGGATGTGGACTGCTGGTTACCCCCGATGGGGTGTGGTTGTCGGTGGTGTGAGTACTGCTTGCTTCGGTGGGCGTGGAAAGCATTCTGGTGGTCATGTCTGGTTGGGGTCGACACACTGTTGGGTCCTGAGAGAACACGGGGCCCCCTTGAAGGGGGTTGGGTGTCTCTTGGTTGTGAACAGATGGGTCTGTCCGTGGTGTCTATACCGCTTCCGTTGGTGGGGGTGGGTGGGTACTGGGTGCGGGTGGGTTCGTTGTTCTTTGAGAACTACACAGTGGACGCGAGCATCTTTGTGGTCAAGTTATTAAGGGCATACGGTGGATGTCTAGGCATCAGGAGCCGATGAAGGACGTAGGAGACTGCGATAATCCTCGGGGAGCTGTCAACCGAGCTATGAGCCGAGGGTGTCCGAATGGGGAAACCCGGCACCCGTCATGGGGTGTCACCCGCATCTGAATATATAGGGTGTGTGGAGGGAACGCGGGGAAGTGAAACATCTCAGTACCCGTAGGAAGAGAAAACAACCGTGATTCCGTGAGTAGTGGCGAGCGAAAGCGGAAGAGGCTAAACCGTGCACGTGTGATACCTGGCAGGGGTTGCGTGTGCGGGGTCGTGGGACCGATCGGCCGGCGCTGCTGAGCTGGCAAGGAGTGAGAAAACGTTGTGGTTAGCGGAAGGTGTCTGGAAAGCACCGGCGTAGAGGGTGATACTCCCGTACGCGAAAACCTGGCGTCTCCTGGTCGTGTTCCCAAGTAGCAGCGAGCTCGTGAAATTTGCTGTGAATCTGGCGGGACCACCCGCTAAGCCTAAATACTTCCTGATGACCGATAGCGGACTAGTACCGTGAGGGAAAGATGAAAAGTACCCCGGGAGGGGAGTGAAATAGTACCTGAACCCGTATGCCTACAAGCCGTCAGAGCCTTTCGGGGTGATGGCGTGCCTTTTGAAGAATGAGCCTGCGAGTTAGTGATATGTGGCGAGGTTAACCCGGGTGGGGTAGCCGTAGCGAAAGCGAGTCCTAATAGGGCGGTTGAGTCGCGTGTCCTAGACCCGAAGCGGAGTGATCTACCCATGGCCAGGGTGAAGCGCGGGTAAGACCGTGTGGAGGCCCGAACCCACCAGGGTTGAAAACCTGGGGGATGAGCTGTGGGTAGGGGTGAAAGGCCAGTCAAACTCCGTGATAGCTGGTTCTCCCCGAAATGCATTTAGGTGCAGCGTCACGTGTTTCTCATCTGAGGTAGAGCACTGGATGGCTAATGGGCCCTACAAGGTTACTGACGTCAGCCAAACTCCGAATGCGGGTGAGTGAGAGCGTGGCAGTGAGACTGCGGGGGATAAGCTTCGTAGTCGAGAGGGAAACAGCCCAGAACACCAGCTAAGGCCCCTAAGTGTGCGCTAAGTGGGAAAGGATGTGGGGTCGCCCAGACAACCAGGAGGTTGGCTTAGAAGCAGCCATCCTTTAAAGAGTGCGTAATAGCTCACTGGTCAAGTGGTCCTGCGCCGATAATGTAGCGGGGCTCAAGCGCACCGCCGAAGCTGTGTCATTCACACGTGTGCTCGGCCTGGTTTTCGGATCAGGTCTAGGTGTGTGGATGGGTAGGGGAGCGTCGTGCATCGGGTGAAGCGGCCGTGGAAACGAGTCGTGGATGGTGTGCGAGTGAGAATGCAGGCATGAGTAGCGAAAGCAGAGTGAGAAACTCTGCCGCCGTATGACCAAGGGTTCCTGGGCCAGGTTATTCCGCCCAGGGTAAGTCGGGACCTAAGGCGAGGCCGACAGGCGTAGTCGATGGACAACGGGTTGATATTCCCGTACCCGTGTGGATGCGCCCATGGCGAGGCTGGTGATACTAACCGCCCGGATTATTGTTGCCCTTTCGGGGGTGGTGGTGGTCTGCGCGGGATCTGAGCTGGTAGTAGTCAAGTGATGGGGTGACGCAGGAGGGTAGCTCCGCCAGTGAGTGGTAGTACTGGTGTAAGCGTGTAGCCTGCTCTGATAGGTAAATCCGTTGGAGCGTGATGGGTGAGACGTGATGCGTAGCCGATTGAGGCGAAGTAGAGTGAGCCCATGCTGCCGAGAAAAGCCTCTAGCGAGTATCCAGGCGGCCCGTACCCCAAACCGACACAGGTGGTCAGGTAGAGTATACCGAGGCGATCGGGTGAACTGTGGTTAAGGAACTCGGCAAAATGCCCCCGTAACTTCGGGAGAAGGGGGGCCGTGTGGCGTGAAGCCTTTTTCGGGCTAGCGTTGTGTGGCCGCAGAGACCAGGGAGAAGCGACTGTTTATTAAAAACACAGGTCCGTGCGAAGTCGTAAGACGATGTATACGGACTGACGCCTGCCCGGTGCTGGAACGTTAAGGGGACCGCTTAGCTCCTTTGGGGGCGAAGGTGAGAACTTAAGCGCCAGTAAACGGCGGTGGTAACTATAACCATCCTAAGGTAGCGAAATTCCTTGTCGGGTAAGTTCCGACCTGCACGAATGGCGTAACGACTTCTCCGCTGTCTCAACCACAGGCCCGGCGAAATTGCACTACGAGTAAAGATGCTCGTTACGCGCGGCAGGACGGAAAGACCCCGGGACCTTTACTATAGCTTGGTATTGGTGTTCGGTTCGGCTTGTGTAGGATAGGTGGGAGACTGTGAAGCGATCACGCCAGTGGTTGTGGAGTCATCGTTGAAATACCACTCTGGTCGTACTGGATGTCTAACCTCGGACCCTGATCGGGTTCAGGGACAGTGCCTGGTGGGTAGTTTAACTGGGGCGGTTGCCTCCCAAAGGGTAACGGAGGCGCCCAAAGGTTCCCTCAGCCTGGTTGGCAATCAGGTGTTGAGTGTAAGTGCACAAGGGAGCTTGACTGTGAGACTGACGGGTCGAGCAGGGACGAAAGTCGGGACTAGTGATCCGGCACTGGCTGGTGGAAGCGGTGTCGCTCAACGGATAAAAGGTACCCCGGGGATAACAGGCTGATCTTGCCCAAGAGTCCATATCGACGGCATGGTTTGGCACCTCGATGTCGGCTCGTCGCATCCTGGGGCTGGAGTAGGTCCCAAGGGTTGGGCTGTTCGCCCATTAAAGCGGCACGCGAGCTGGGTTTAGAACGTCGTGAGACAGTTCGGTCCCTATCCGCCGCGCGCGTAGGATACTTGCGGAAGGCTGTCCCTAGTACGAGAGGACCGGGATGGACGAACCTCTGGTGTGCCAGTTGTACCGCCAGGTGCATGGCTGGTTGGCTACGTTCGGGAGGGATAACCGCTGAAAGCATCTAAGCGGGAAGCCTGTTCCTAGATGAGGTGTCCCACCCTTTGTGGGTTAAGGCCCCCAGTAGACCACTGGGTTGATAGGCTCGAGATGGAAGCTCGGTAACGGGTGGAGTTGACGGGTACTAATAGGCCGAGGACTTGCTCACGAAGGTGCTACGCGTCCACTGTGTGGTTCTGAAGGAACAACCCTGACCGGGGTTGTGTCTCTTCGGGGTCTGGAGCATTCAGGTTTTTCCTGTGTGTTTCGGGTTCGGGGGAGGGACAGCGGGTGGTTGGGTTGTTTGTTCGCAGGTGTGTCGGTGGTCATAGCGGTGGGGAAACGCCCGGTCCCATTCCGAACCCGGAAGCTAAGCCCTCCAGCGCCGATGGTACTGCACCCGTGGGGGTGTGGGAGAGTAGGACGCCGCCGACCTTTAACTGAAAATATGGTGGTGTGGGTGTGGTTGGTTGAGCATGTGTGTGCTCCCGCCGCATCTGCACCACCATTTTTTTTGTGTGTCGAGTTAGGTTTTTGTGACGGTGTGTCCACCGGGTAGCTGATACTGGATCAGCACCGGGGTGGGTACACCGTTTTTTTGTTTGCCCAGAACCGAACCTGGACGAGCGGCTTCGATCGAATTCTCGTTCGGTCGACGATCTCGTCCAGCTCTGCCAAGCGACCCTCGACGGGGATGCGGCGGTTGGCCTAGCGGCCACGCTCTAGCATCAGGGGGTGGCGAAGGCACGGATACTCATCCTCCAACCCGCGCAGAGCGATCCCCCTGGCCCGTTGGCCGACTGGTTGATCGCGGCGGGGGTCGACATCCAGCTGGTGCTGGCCGACCGCGAGCCGATCCCGGCTCTCGACGACTTCCATGCGTTGGTCGTGCTCGGTGGGCCGATGGGCGCGGAGGATCTCGGCGCCCATCCGTGGTTGGTCGAGGTGCGGGCGCGGCTGACCGAGTCGATTCGGCGCAGGATCCCGGTGCTGAGCATCTGTCTCGGTGCCCAACTGCTGGCCTCGGTGTCCGGCGGCATGGTGGAACCGGGCGAGGACGGTCCCGAGGTGGGGGCCAGGCTGGTGGCCAAGCGGGACGCGGCCGAGCAGGACGCCCTGCTGGAGGACCTCCCGCTGACGCCGTTGGTCATGCAGGCCCACCGCGACGTGATCACCGAGCTGCCCCCCGGCGCGCAGCGGTTGGCCGCCTCGCCGAAGTACGAGAATCAGGCATTCCGGGTCGGCGATCTCGCCTACGGCTTCCAGTTCCACATCGAGGCGACGGCAGAGGTCGTCCGGGGCTGGTTGGCGAACTCGCCGGATTTGGCCGAGGCCTTCCCCGCCGTGCAGATCGCTCCCGGCAAGATCGAGGACGCGGTCGAGGAGATCACCGAGACCTGGCGGCCGATCGTGGAGCGGTTCGCGACCATGGCGGGCCAGCAGGCCGGTCTGGTGCCCGGTAGTCCGGGGCGGCGCAGATTGCCGCTGCTCTGATTCGATCCGGCGTGGCCGGTGTGGCGGGCCGCGTTACTCATCGGCTCCGCGTGAGGCGTCATCGGACGATGCTGCGGAGCCTCCTGCTAGAAGGAGTTCGATGGCCGACGGCGCCCGATCAAGTTCGTCACCGGGGAGATTCGGTCTCACCGACCCCCGGGCCGCCGAGACCCTGCGCGAGTTGGGCTGGCGGATGGACGCGGACACCTCGTCGGAGGTTTCGCGCGCCTTGCGGACGCTGTCGACCAGTGCCGACCCCGACCTGGCACTGCGTGGGCTGGAACGGCTCAGCGAGGCACTCGGTGCGGACTGGTCCGAGCTGGACAGCGTCCTGCGTTCCGATGCGCGCGCGGCGCAGCGGCTCTTCGGGCTGCTCGGGGCGAGCACCGCCCTGTCGGACCATCTGGTGCTGAATCCGCAGCGGTGGCGAACGCTGGTCGGGGTGCCCGACCGGCCCAAGGACATCGACACGATGACGGCCGAGTTGATGACGGCCGTGGCGGCGACTCCCGACGAGGTCCCCGGCGGCTTTCGAGCCGCGCTGGAGGGCGCGCAGGCCATCGGTGCGCTGCGCAGGGCCTACCGGGACCTGCTGAGTGAGATCGCGGTCGTCGACCTGAGCCCCGGCACGGTGCCGTCGCCTGCGGAGCGTTACGAGGAGGTCGCCGCCGCGCTGTCCGACCTGGCGGTGGCGGCATTGCGAGCCGCCCTGGCGGTCGCGGTGGCCGAGGTGCTGCCGCCGAGCCTGCCGGGTGCGCCGCGCGGCCGGTTCGCGGTGGTGGCCATGGGCAAGTGCGGCGCCGAGGAGCTCAACTACGTCAGCGACGTCGATGTCCTCTTCGTCGCCTCGGTACCCGAACCGGCCGAGGAACACGCCGCGTCACAGTCGTCGAGTACCCCGGCGCAGGCCTCGTCCGAGGAACTGGACGAGGTTGGTTACCTGCGACAGAGCACCTCGCTGGCCGCCGGGTTGATGCGGATCGCGGGTGAGGCGTGCTTCCAGGTGGATGCCGCGTTGCGCCCGGAGGGCCGCGCGGGCGCCCTGGTCCGCACGCTGGACGGCTATCTCGCCTATTACCGACGGTGGGCGCGGACCTGGGAGTTCCAGGCCTTGTTGAAGGCCAGGGCGGTGGCCGGGGACGGCGAGCTCGGCGCGGAGTACGTGGCGGCGGTGAAGCCTTTCGTGTGGTCGGCCGCCGAGCGGGAGGGCTTCGTGACCGACGTTCAGGCGATGCGGCGCAGGGTCGAGGACCACGTGCCGCAGGAGTTGGCCGAGCGAGAGTTGAAGCTGGGCAGAGGCGGCCTGCGTGACGTCGAGTTCGCGGTGCAGCTTCTGCA
This Actinoalloteichus hymeniacidonis DNA region includes the following protein-coding sequences:
- a CDS encoding type 1 glutamine amidotransferase, whose protein sequence is MAKARILILQPAQSDPPGPLADWLIAAGVDIQLVLADREPIPALDDFHALVVLGGPMGAEDLGAHPWLVEVRARLTESIRRRIPVLSICLGAQLLASVSGGMVEPGEDGPEVGARLVAKRDAAEQDALLEDLPLTPLVMQAHRDVITELPPGAQRLAASPKYENQAFRVGDLAYGFQFHIEATAEVVRGWLANSPDLAEAFPAVQIAPGKIEDAVEEITETWRPIVERFATMAGQQAGLVPGSPGRRRLPLL